From Amycolatopsis sp. WQ 127309:
CGTCACCACCGCCACGACGGCCACCAGCGCGGTGATCCCGACGAGTTCCGGCCCCGGCAGCGGCACGGTTTCGTTGAGCACGGCGAACGCGGACGCCATGGATTCCCTCCCCGGAGCCGTGGAGCCGTCCTCCACAGTGTCACCGGTGCCGCGGGCCAAGCGGCATCCCCGCCGGGAATTGTCCTAGAGCTGTCCAACGTCACGCGGACGCGGGTGTGTGCTCCGCGTCGTAGGCGTCGCGGGCGTCCTGGACCGACGTCATGTGCTGCCGCGCCCACCGGTCCAGCATCTCCAGCGGCTCGGAAAGGTTGCGCCCCAACGAGGTCAGCTCGTACTCGACCTTCGGCGGGATGACCGCGTACGCCGTGCGGGTGAGGATGCCGTCGCGGACCAGGCTGCGCAGGGTCTGCGTCAGGACCTTCTGCGAGATGCCGTCCACGCGGCGGGCGATCTCGGTGAACCGCAGCGGGCCGTCGGTGAGCGCGCCGACGATGAGGACCGTCCACTGGTCGCCGATGCGGTCGAGCAGCTGGCGGGTCGGGCAGTCGCGGTCGTACGGGTCCGGGTGCACAGCGCGTCTCCTCACTTTCCCAAAGAGAGTAACACGCGATTCAGGCGGTGGGAGCCATCAACGTGGCGAACAGGATCCGCAGGTGGCGGCGCCCGCGTTCCCAGCGCGCGTCCAGCTCGCCCTGGTCGCGGGTGGCCCAGCTGGCGATGAGGATGCCGCGCACGACGTCCATCGCGGTGTACACCGCGTGCAGGAACTCGTGGTGCCCCGCGTGCTCCGGCAGCAGCGCCTTGCCGAACTCGACCAGGCTGGACGTCGCGATCGGCTCGACCACGGCCATCTGACGGCGCAGCTCGGCGTCGGTCCGCGACGCGACCCACAGCTCCACCGTCGCCGAGAACACCGGCCCCTGGTGCATCTCCCACATCAGCTGCAGCGCGTCGCCGACCGGGTCGGTGGACGCGCGCAGCCGGTCCAGCTCGGCCATCGCGACCTCGGTGCGTTTCGCCGCCAGGTGCCGGATCGCCGAGGTGACCAGGTCGGCCTTCGTCGGGAAGTGGTGCACCTGCGCGCCGCGCGTGACACCGGCGCGGTCGGCGACGCGGGTGGTCGTCGTGCCCGCGTAGCCGTACTCGACCAGGCAGTCGATCGTCGCGTCGAGCAGCCGGACGCGCATCGCCGCGCTGCGCTCCTCCTGGGTGCGGCCGGTCGATCCCCGTCGTGGCGCTGACATGCGCCCACTTTATGGGGCGACGCGTGCCTCGGTCGCGGCGACCAGCCCGGCGACCACCCGCTTGATGAACACGCCCAGGATCCGCCGGTAGAACCAGCCGGTGCCGGGGATCTTCGCGGTGAACGTCGAATGCCAGTGAACCTCGGTGCCGCCGTCGGCCGGCGAAAGGTCGACGTAGGCGACGTAGTCCCGCAGCGGCAGGCCGTGCTCCAGCGCGTAGCCGAACCGGCGCCCGGGCTCCAGCGCGACGATCCGCTCGTACGAGCGGGTGCGGCCGGTGCGGAACAGCCGGACCGCGCCGAGCCCTTCCGGCTCCCCTTCCCCCTCGCTGACCAGCTCGAACGACTCCAGCGGCGACCACGTCGGCCAGCTCGTGCCGTCACGGAGGAGGGCGTAGACGGTGCCGGCCGACGCGGACGTCCGGCCGCGGACCGATATACTCTGTACCATTTGGTACGTGTACCATCTGGTACATGATCGACACAAGCCCGCGCGCCAAGCTGCTGGACGCGGCGATCGACCACATCGCCCACCACGGCGGCGCGAGCGAGAGCCTGCGCGCCCTGGCCGCCGGCCTCGGCACCAGCCACCGCATGCTCATCTACCACTTCGGCTCGAAGGAAGGCCTGCTCACGGCCGTCGCGCGCGAGGTCGAGGCCCGGCAGCGCGCGGCCTTGGCCGACGTCGGCGAGGGCCGCGAGTTCTGGCGGCGGCTGACCGACGAGGACCTGCGCGCCAACGAGAAGCTCTTCTTCCAGCTCTACGGCCAGGCCCTCGGCGGCACCCCGGGCACGACCGGGTTCCTGAACGGCGTCGTCGACGACTGGCTCGGCCCGATCGAGGCCCTGCTCGCGCGCTACGGCGTCCCCGAGGCCGACCGGCCGGCGCACGCCCGGCTCAGCCTCGCCGTCACCCGCGGCCTGCTGCTGGACCTCGTCACGACCGGCGACCGCGCGGCCGTCGACGCCGCGATGGAGCTTTTCCTGGCGAGATACCAGAAGTGATACTGGCGCCATGCGGCTGACACTGGGGTTCCTGCTCGCGCTGGTCACGACGGCGGTCCTCGCGCCCGCGGCAGCGGCCGAAACCGGCCCGGTCCGCGCGACGGCGTGGGTCGAAACCGGCGCCGACCTCGACCACGACGGCAGGCCCGACCGCGTCGCCGCCGACGTCGTCCGGCCCGCCGGGCGCGGACGCGTCCCGGTGATCCTCGACGTCAGCCCGTACTTCGCGTGCTGCGGCCGCGGCAACGAGTCCCAGAAGAAAACGTTTGCGCCGGACGGCACCCCCGAGCAGTTCCCGTTGTTCCTCGACAACTACTTCGTGCCGCGCGGGTACGCGGTGGTGCTGGCCGACGTCGGCGGTACGAACCGCTCGTCCGGCTGCTTCGACGACGTCGCCGACGGCAACGCCGTCGTGAACTGGCTCAACGGCCGGGCGAAGGCCTTCGACGCGCCCGACGGCGGGCGGCCGGTGACGGCCGACTGGGCCACCGGGGACGTCGGCGCGATCGGCAAGTCCCAGGACGGCGCCACCGCGATCGGCATGGCCGCCTCCGGGATCGCCGGACTGAAGACGATCGTGCCGATCGAAGGCGTCGCCGACAACTACGCCCAGCTCGTCGCGAACGGCGCGCCCTTGGCGACGCCGGACAACACCGGGTCGGCCTTCACCTACAACGACCGCGCGGCGCGGTTGTGTCAGCCGTTCGAGGCGGACGTCAAGGCGCGCATGGGCACGGACGGTGACTACAACGCCTATTGGCAGAGCGTGAACTACGTCCCGCAGGCCGGGCGGGTGCGCGCGAGCGTGCTGATCGCGCAGGGGTTCGGGGACAGCGTCGTCGGCCCGGACCAGTTCGCCGCGTATTGGGCCGCGCTCGGCCGGGCGGGGGTGCCGCGCCAGGCGTGGCTGAGCCAGGCCGGCCACGTCGACCCGTTCGACCTGCAGCGGGCGCGGTGGGTGGACACGCTGGGCCGCTGGTTCGACCGCTGGCTGCGGGGCGTCCGCAACGGCGTCGAGCACGAGCCCGCCGTGCACCTGGAAACCACGCCGGACCGGTGGACGGACGTCCGGGCCTGGCCGCCCGCGACCACCGCCACGACGTTCCGGCCGGCGGCCGGCGGCACGCTCGGGCGGCGTGGTTCCGGCACGGCCACGGTCGTCGACGACCCGGCGGCCGGCCGCGAGCAGTGGGCGGCCGGGACGTCGGCCGCGCGGTTCACCGGCGCTCCCCTGACCTCGGCGGTGCGGCTCGCCGGGACGCCGTCGATGACGATCACCGCGTCGTCCGACAAGCCCGCCGCGCGGCTCGGCGTCGCGCTCGTCGACTACGGCCCTGCGGAAGTCCGGAACACCACGAACTACGGCAGCGGGATCAAGACCCTGACCACCCGATCGTGCTGGGGTGTGAGCCGGCCCGGTGACAGCGCGTGCTTCCTGGACACCGCCACCGACCTCGTCCACGTCGACCACCAGATCGTCGCCGCGGGCTGGGCCGACCTCGGGCACCACGCGTCGCTGCGCCACGGCGAGCCGCTCGTGCCGGGGCGGGCGTACCCGATGACGTTCACGCTGAGCAGCCTCGACCACGTCGTCCCGGCCGGGCACCGGCTCGGGCTGCTGCTCGGCGGCACCGACGGGCAGCTGTTCGACCCGGCGCTGCCGGTACTGGGCGACACGCTGACGTTCGACCTCGCGCGGACGTCGATCACCGTGGGCCTTACACAGCCCGAACACTAGGCGCACGCCGCCCGAACACCGGCCCGCCAGAGTTCTCCTCGTACCCGGAAACCTTCCTGAGGGAGACACCATGCGAGGACCCACCTGGACGCGGCGGCTGGCACTGGCGGGCGCCGGGAGCGCGGCCTGCCTGCTGGCGCTGTCGCCGCTGGCCTCGGCCCAGACGACGTCCCCGGCGCCGGTCGCGCCGATCACGCTCAGCCCCGAGGAGTCGCAGCAGGTCTGCGGCGACTGGGTGCCGAAGCTGCAGAAGCGGGCCGACAACCTGGAGAAGCGGATCAACGGCGGCGCCGAGGTCGCCGGCTCGGTCGCCAACCTCAAGGCCCGCGCCCAGGACCAGCGCACGGCCGGGCACAACGACCGCGCCACCAAGCTCGACGAGCGCGCCACCAAGCGGCAGGGCAAGGTCGGCGAACTGACCACGGCGAAGCAGAAGCTCGACGCCTTCGCGACGGCGCACTGCAAGCCGGCCGCCCCGGCGCCGACCAAGTGAGGGCGGCGAGGATCGCGGCGGCGGTCGGGGCGGCCGCGCTCATCACGCTCGGCTGCTCGGCCTGCCGCGACAACCTGATGGGCTCGCCGGACTCCGGGACTTCCCCGGCGTCGTCCGAGCTGAGCGGCATCGAGTCGACGCTCAACGGTGTCGAGTCCGACATGAACGACGACGGCTCCCCCTGACCGGCTAGCGTCTCCCCGGGGGCGACGGCGGAGACGGGAGCGGCAATGGGGTCACCGGGACGCGGCCTCGTCCTCGTGGTCGAGGACGAGGCCGCGATCGCCGAGCTGGCGGCGCTGTACCTCAAGCGCGACGGCTTCGGCGTGCACGTCGAGGCGGACGGCGGCCGCGCGCTCGACGCCGTCCGGCGGCTCAAGCCGGTGGCGATCGTGCTCGACATCGGACTGTCCGGAATGGACGGTATCGAGATCTGCAAGACGCTGCGCGCGGCCGGGGACTGGACGCCGGTGCTGTTCGTCACCGCCCGCGACGACGAGCTGGATCGCTTGCTGGGCTTGGAGATCGGCGCCGACGACTACCTGACCAAGCCGTTCAGCCCACGCGAGCTGGCCGCCCGGGTCCGGACCGTGCTGCGACGCGCGTCCGGCGCGGCGCCGGCCCCGTCGGCGTTCACCGTCGGCGCGGCGCGCGTCGACCTCACGAGCCGCCGCGCCTGGGCCGGCGAGACGGAGATTTCCCTGACGTCCACGGAGTTCGACCTGCTCACGCACCTGCTCCGGCACCCGGGGCAGGTGCTTTCGCGCGACCAGCTGCTGAGCGCCGTCTGGGGCTACGCCGCCGCGGCGGGCACGCGCACGGTCGACGTCCACGTCGCGCAGCTGCGGGCGAAACTCGGCGCGGCCAGTCCGATCAGGACGGTCCGCGGCATCGGCTACGCGGCGGACCAGGCATGAGGTACCGCGGGACGCTCGCCGGGCGGATCACGCTCGTCTGCCTCGCCGTCGCCGGGATCGCGGTGATCGTGGCCGGGTTCGTGGCGGCGCGGCTGATCCGGACCACGGCGGACAACGTGCTGCAGGCGTCGCTGTCCGCGCAGGCCGACGTCGTCGCGTCGCAGCTCGACGAAAGCGGCATCGGCAACCGGCTGGGCGTCGGCAAGGTCGCCGACGTCGTCCGCGGTCAGGGCATCTCGGTCGTGGTGCGGCGCGCGGGCGGCCAGGCCGTCGGGGACGCCGTGTCGGTGCAGGCGGCGGCGAAGGCGGGGCTCGGCGCCGCGCACTCGGAGCGGGTGCTGGTCGCGGGCGCGCAGTACCTGGTGGAGACGCGGGCGGTCGGGACGCGCGGGGCGGCGTTCGCGCTGGTCCTGCCGGCGCGCAACGCGGAGACGACGCAGCGCGCGCTGGTCCGGAACATCGCGTTCGCGCTGGGGATCGGGCTGCTGGTGGCGGCCGCGGCCGGGTTCGTGTCCGGCCGGCTGCTGGGCCGTCCGCTGCGCCGGGCGGCCGCGGCCGCGGGGTCGTTGCGGGCCGGCCGGCGGGACGTCCGGGTGCCGGTGGAGGGACCTCGGGAAGTCGCGGAAGTGGCGGGTTCGCTGAACTCGCTGGCCGACGCGCTCGCCCAGAGCGAGGCGCGGCAGCGGGACTTCCTGCTGTCGGTGTCGCACGAGCTGCGGACGCCGTTGACGGCGGTGACGGGCTTCGCCGAGGCGATCGCGGACGGCGTAACGTCGGGCGACGACGCCCAGCGCGCCGGCCAGACCATCCAGCGCGAGGCCGCGCGGCTGGAACGCCTGGTCACGGACCTGCTGGAGCTGGCCCGGCTGGGCGCCGACGAGTTCAGGCTGGACGTCACGACCCTGGACCTGGGCGCGCTGCTGCGCGACTGCGCCGAGGTCTGGCAGCTGCGGTGCGCCCGGGAGAACGTGCGACTGTCCGTTGCGGCGCCGTCGTCCCCGGTCCCGGTGCGGGCCGACGCCCGCCGGTTGCACCAGGTCGTCGACGGCCTGGCGGAAAACGCCCTGCGAGTCACCCCCTCAGGCGCCCCCATGGTCTTCTCCCTGTCAGTGTCCGGCCCCAACGCTCAGCTTTCCGTCCGCGACGGCGGCCCGGGCTTGGCCCCGGAGGACTACCCGGTGGCCTTCGAGCGCGGCGTCCTGAACGCCCGCTACCGCGACCGCCGCCCAGTCGGCTCGGGCATCGGCCTGGCCCTGGTCCACGCCCTGGTCACCCGCATGGGCGGAGACCTGACAGCCGGCCCGGCCCCCGAAGGCGGCGCCGCGTTCACCATCACCCTCCCCCTGGCGGCGACGTCCGCCACCGTGCCGCTCCCCCGCCCCTGATTCCGCAAGCCGGGGCCCGGACCCCGGAGTTCGGCCACGATTCGCCCGGATGCGAATCCAGCCCGGGCAGTTCAGCGCAGCGCGACCGAACGACTCGTGAATTCACTGGGCAAGCGGCACCCACGCACTCGGTTGGTGCTCACTCTCCGTCGAACTCGGGCACGATCGAACACCCAACGGATCTAGCGAATAGCTCGGCGATCCTGTGTTCGTGACCACCCATCCGCGCCCAGCGCGTAACTTTATGTTCAATCCCAGCGACAGAGAAACTCGGTGGGTGTCCACTTCGACAGCGCTCAGCGACCGAATCTCCATGCACAATCACTGTGACGGGAGTACGGAACTTGACGGAGGAACGAAAGCAACGCGGCGATCGGGAAGCCGCGGATCCCGGTGAGCGGGACCGGAGTTTGGCCCGCGCTTACGAACTCGGGGCCTCCATCGAAGAGCTCGCCGAGCAGGAAGGTCTGAGCTACACGTGGATGCGGCGAAAACTGCGCAACGCGGGTGCCGAGCTGCGGCGCAGACCCGCCCCGAAGCCTTGTCCGATTCCCCTGGATCAGCTGGCGGACGAGTACCACGCGGGAGCCAGCATTATGGTGCTGGCCCGGACCTACGGTTTGTATTACAAGCGAGTCCGTGAGCTCCTGCTCGGTCACGGTGTGCAGTTGCGCCCCTCGACTCGCGCCAAACCCGACTCTTGACCTGGTTGTGCCGTGGGTCACTCGACAGTTAATCACCTCCCGTGCAGGTGCACGGGAACTTTTCGTGCTTTCGAGTGGAAATTCCGAATTCCGCCAAAAGTATGCTCGATCGGCGAGTAAACAGAGAAGTTCGGGACTTGCGGGGGAGATCTCGGATGGACGAGCAAGTAGAACGGTCACGCACACCGGAAAGAGAAGGACCCGGCGCGGGGCCACCGTTCCAGTTACCGGCCGCAACCGGGCGCCTGGTCGGCCGCGATGTCACCTTGACCAAGCTGGACGAGCTCTGGGGCCACCGCGACGTTTCTCGTCCGCTCGTCGTGCTCGACGGCATGGGCGGGGTCGGCAAAACCGCCGTGGCGACGCACTGGCTGCACCTGCGCCGCGCCGACTTCCCCGACGGTCTGCTGTACGCCAACCTCAGTGAAGCAGACGGCAGCCCGGTCACCCCCGAGGATGCCCTGCACGGCTTCCTCACGTCCCTGGGCCTGCCGGCGGCCGAGGTCCCGACGGGGCCTGGCCGCCGGTCGGCGATGTTCCGCGCATTCACCGCCGAACGGCACCTGGCGATCTTGCTCGACGACGCCGTGTCGGCGGCTCAAGTGCGTGCCCTCCTCCCGGCCACATCGTCGGTGCTGGTGGTGGTGACCAGCCGGCGCCGGTTGGCCGGCCTCGGGATCGACGACGCCACGCTGATCACGGTCGAGCCCTTGGATCCGGACGCGTCCGCGGAACTGCTGCGCGAGACGATCGGCCGGGAAAGGCTGTCGGCCGAGCCCGCCGCGGCCGACCTGATCATCGCGGCCTGCGGTGGCTTGCCCCTGGCGCTGGGTGTGGTGGCCGCGCGGCTTCGGGCCCGGCCGCTCCGTCGTCTCGAGCGCGAAGCGCACAGCTACGTCCGGCACCTGGAAACGGCTGACGAGGTCCCGGAAGACGTCCGCGACGTCCAGGCGGTCTTCGACGCGTCGTATGCCGAGTTGCCCGGCGGCGCCGCACGGCTGTACCGCGTGTGCGGACTGCACCCCGGGCCGCAGGTCGCGCTCGAGACCCTGGCCGACGTACTCGGCTTCCCGCTCGAACGGATCGAAGACGACGTCGAGGCCCTGGTCGGTTCGAACCTGCTCGCCGACGCCGACGATGACCGGGTCACCCAGCACGAACTGCTTCGGCGGGACGCCCGGAGCCGGGCCGAGAGGGAGGACAGTTCCTCCGATCGGCGAGCGATCGCCCGGGGTTTCGTGCGCTGGTACCTCGCCCGGGCCCAGCTGGCCGACACTGTGATCCACCCGCACCGGCAAAGGTTCGCGCAGCCGGACACCGCAGGCTCGGCGACTTTCGGTAATCGAGCATCGGCGGTCGCGTGGTGGCGCCGCGAGCTGTCCACACTCCGCGCGGCCTTCGCCGAGGCGGACCGGAACCAGTGGGACGAGGAGACGTGGAAGTTCTGCGAGGCCTCTTGGGGTTTCTTCCTCCACCACCGCGACTACGAACCCTGGCTTTCGATGAACACCGCGGGCGTGGCCGCGGCACGGCGATGCGCGAAACCATTGGTCGAAGCCCGGCTGAGATCCCAGCTGGCGTTCGCCTACGCGAAACTCCACCGGTACGACGAGGCCGTCTCCCAGAACCTGACCGCCCTGCGGCTGAGCGAGCAGGAAGGAGACGGCCAGACGCGCGCGACGGCGCTGTCACAGCTCGGACGGGCCACCCGAGGACAAGGTGACCTGCCGGGCGCACTCGGGTTCTACCGGCAGTCAGTGGCACTGCACGAGGAGTTGGGCAATCGCCGCGGCGTGGCGCTGGGCCGGCGACGCTGCGGTGAAGTGCTGTCCGAGCTGGGCCAGACCGGCGAAGCAAGCATCGAGCTGGAAGCGTCCGCGAACCTGATGGACGAACTCGGGGACGCCAACCAGCACGCCCGCGCCGTCATGGCACTCGCCGGCATCCGCGAACGCGACGGCCGCCCGGGAACGGCGATCGAGATGCTGTCGGCAGCGTTAGCGGTCGTCGAACGCCTCGACTCTCCTTACTACACGGCCGAAATCCTGGCCTCGCTCGGCCGGATCGAGGGTCGCCATGGTCGTGACGAGGAGGCACGCAACCACCTCGCCCGGGCTCGCGAGCTCTACGCCAGGACGGGGGATCCACAAGCCACCGCCAACGACGGCGAGTGAACGCAGCCTGTCGACCCAGTCACCGGGCACGGTGCGGTTGGCGAACCAGCACACGCCGGCACCAGGCAGGCCGAGGGCACAGCCACCGGGAAACGCGGACACCGCCGCTTCCGCTCCTGGGGAGGCGCGCAGTGCGGCCGTGACCTGCTTCCCTGCGGGCTCGGCTGAAGCGGCGTCCCTGCACAGCACCACGTCTGCGCAGGCGAACCAGGATCGCGACGCACAGTCGTCCACCACGACGAGCACATCAGCCCAGGCCTTCCGATGACGGCCGAGCCGCACCCGCAGCACACCCTGGTGACAGACGGCGGCCGGTGGTCCGGACGCCACCACCCAGCCGGTCACGCCCCCGACTGCCAGGGCACCGGAGCCGGCAGCACCGCCGGCTCAGCCGGTTCACGCGGCTCGGAAAGCTCCATAAGCCGGTACATCGCCTTTCGCAGGGCCGCGGCCGCGCCGTCCGGCCGCGAGGTGATGGCCGCGGACACCGCCGCCGCCACCTGGTCCCGTGCCTCGACGGCGCGTCCCACTTGGTCGACGAGCGGCTGATCGTGCCGCAATCCCGGAGCCTCTCGCCGCACCAGATCGCCCAGGCTGCCCTCTCGGAGCGCGTCTCCCGGGTGCGCGGCGACCGTGACCGGGCACCCGATCGCGGCAGCGTACGCGGTCGTGGACCCGTGGTCCCCGATCACCCAGTCGGACGCGATCATTGTTGCCTGCCAACCGGCATCGGGTGGGATCAGGAGCAACCCGGCGCGAACGCACGAGGAGAACCAGGCAGCCACCTGCCGCTTCCCGTGCACCGTCCAGACGAGGGGGTGCAACACTGCCGCGACCGCATAACGATTCGACGCGAGCGCGTCGCAGACCGCTCGTCCCAGCTTGGGCAGTTGCCCGAACACCGAGTCCGTCGACCAGGTGGAGCTGATCGTGACCAGGTGCTGGTCGGATCCGACGCCGAGGCGGTCACGGTACTGCTGCCGGCGGAACGCGCTGGCGCGCATCCTGTCGAGGCAGATGTCCCCGGTGACGTCGACGCGGGACAGGACTTCCGGACAGAGGTCGCGGACGGCGTCACGCTCGGCCTCGGTGCCGAGTGCGAGGACCGACGGCAGGATCCGGCCCCGGTAGGTGAGCAACTCCCGGTCGAGGCCGGTGGCCGGCGCCGCCGTGGCGCCGGCCTTCCGGCTGAACCGGTACGACTTCAGCGCACCGGCGCCGTGGCTGACGAGGAGGATCGGCCCGCGCAGTTCCGCCAGGTGCCGGTGGCTCGCGGTCAGCACGAGGTCGAACCGGTGCTGGATCGCCTGGTGCCAGGGCAGCACCAGGCCGTGCTGTGCCCGCACGAACTCTTCGACGCCGTACCAGCTGTCGGTGTCGTGCGGAACCGTGAACAGGATCTGCACCCGATGGTCGGTCTCGAGCAGTGGCACCAGGTCGAGCAACCGCGTGCCCGCGGCCATCGTCGGCACCACCACCAACGCCGTCCGGCAGCCGGGGCGGGTGACCCGCAAGTGCGCACCCATCCCTATCGGCCCGCGAACCCATTGATCCATCTTCGTGCTCCCTCCCGTATTCGGCACCCTCGGGAGCAATCGTGCAATGGTCGTCCGACAAGCAACTTCCAGCTAGTGGACAAAATGCTGACAAAGGATCACCTGCGTCCCGCGAAAGCGTGCTTCGGCGACTCTGACGTGGATTTATCGCTGCGAGAGTGCCAAAATCGACAACGATGAAGCGAAGGTGGGGCGCTTCTACGGGAGGGGAAGCAGAATGGAGATCGCGTTCGGAATTCTCGGGCAGACAACGATGCGAATGCACGGGAACCTGACCGTGAAATGGTCTCATCGGCGCGAGCGCAACATCACGGCGGCGCTGCTGACCCAGCCCGGCAAGCGTGTCTCGATCGAGTCCCTGGTCGACTGGGCGTGGAACGACGACGAAGAACGCCCCCGGTCGCCGAAGGGCGCGCTCTACAAGTGCGCGGCCAGGATCCGGCAGGCGCTGGAAGGCGCCGTCGCGCCCGCGACCCTGGTCGCGGACAACGGTGGCTACCGGCTGGACGTCGACCCCGATCTCATCGACTACCACGTCTTCCGATGGATGATGCGCCACGCGCACGGGCTCAGCGACCAGGGGAACCACCAGGCGGCCTGCGAAGCCGCGCGGAACGCACTGGCCCTGTGGAACGACGAGCCGCTCGCGGGGATCACGTCGGCGGCCGCCGAAAACTGGCGCGTTTCGGTGACGGACAACGACTGGATTCCGGCCAGCACCTTCCTGCTCGCCGAATTGCTCACGGCCGGGCATCCTGCGGAGGCGCTGGGACTCCTGGACCAACTCGGGCACGCGTACTCGACGGAGCTCTGGTTCGCGAAACTGCGACTGCAGGCACTCACCGCGATCGGGCGCTACCGCGCGCGGGACGAGTACTTCCGCGAAATGTACCGGACGTTCCGGCAGGACCACGACGTCCAAGCCGCCGACGATCTCCGCGCCCTCAACGAACACCTCCGCACGCCCGAACGCCTCGCCGGGCCGACGGGCGACGACGGACCCGACCTGGCCTCGCCGCCCGGCATCGCGTCGGCACCGTTGCGGGAAGTCCCCCGGGACATCGGCCACTTCACCGGCCGGGACGACGTGCTGGCCAGCCTCGACGCCACGATCATCCCCAGGCCCGGGCCGTTCACCCCGGCCCTCGTCACGCTGACCGGGCCTCCGGGGGTCGGCAAAACGAGCACAGCCGTCCGATGGGCGCACCGCACGGCCGACCGCTTCCCCGGTGGGGTCGCGCTTGTGGACCTGCACGGGGTCGGACCGGGGATGCGAGTCGAATCGGCCGACGTCGTCGACAACCTCCTGTCGGCCTCGGGCTACCCGGTCGACCGCATCGTCGGCGCGGCCGGGCGCGCCAAACGGTTACGCGGCCTGCTGAGCGACCACCCGATGCTGGTGGTGCTGGACAACGCCCAGGACACCGAACACATCGAGACGCTGCTGAGTGTCCTGTCGGACTGCGCGGTGATCATCACGTCCCGGCAGCGTCTCACCCGGCTGGCCCGGCAGCACCACAGCCCGGTCATCACGCTGGCGCCGCTGGCCCCGG
This genomic window contains:
- a CDS encoding tetratricopeptide repeat protein, with the translated sequence MLDRRVNREVRDLRGRSRMDEQVERSRTPEREGPGAGPPFQLPAATGRLVGRDVTLTKLDELWGHRDVSRPLVVLDGMGGVGKTAVATHWLHLRRADFPDGLLYANLSEADGSPVTPEDALHGFLTSLGLPAAEVPTGPGRRSAMFRAFTAERHLAILLDDAVSAAQVRALLPATSSVLVVVTSRRRLAGLGIDDATLITVEPLDPDASAELLRETIGRERLSAEPAAADLIIAACGGLPLALGVVAARLRARPLRRLEREAHSYVRHLETADEVPEDVRDVQAVFDASYAELPGGAARLYRVCGLHPGPQVALETLADVLGFPLERIEDDVEALVGSNLLADADDDRVTQHELLRRDARSRAEREDSSSDRRAIARGFVRWYLARAQLADTVIHPHRQRFAQPDTAGSATFGNRASAVAWWRRELSTLRAAFAEADRNQWDEETWKFCEASWGFFLHHRDYEPWLSMNTAGVAAARRCAKPLVEARLRSQLAFAYAKLHRYDEAVSQNLTALRLSEQEGDGQTRATALSQLGRATRGQGDLPGALGFYRQSVALHEELGNRRGVALGRRRCGEVLSELGQTGEASIELEASANLMDELGDANQHARAVMALAGIRERDGRPGTAIEMLSAALAVVERLDSPYYTAEILASLGRIEGRHGRDEEARNHLARARELYARTGDPQATANDGE